One segment of Desulfurellaceae bacterium DNA contains the following:
- a CDS encoding 6-carboxytetrahydropterin synthase, translating to MSFFSVAIGKDQLRFTAAHFIAFPGFREPLHGHTYQAQVTVSGPVGPDGYVVDFLVLKKIAEEECARLHFRTLLPERSDCLDIAERDGQVEVGCEDGSCFVLPRQDVCLLPIVHSSSEELAQHLVGRLRQRLRSERNSIETIEVSIEDIPGQLAVCREAFGADPAAEKTG from the coding sequence ATGTCTTTCTTTTCAGTCGCTATCGGAAAAGACCAGTTGCGTTTCACGGCCGCCCACTTTATCGCCTTTCCGGGCTTCCGGGAGCCGCTGCACGGTCATACCTATCAGGCCCAGGTCACGGTCAGCGGACCGGTCGGGCCGGACGGCTATGTGGTCGATTTTCTGGTCCTCAAGAAAATTGCCGAGGAAGAATGCGCCCGGCTCCATTTTCGGACCCTGCTGCCCGAGCGCAGCGACTGCCTGGACATTGCCGAGCGTGACGGGCAGGTCGAGGTGGGCTGCGAGGACGGCAGTTGTTTTGTGTTGCCGCGCCAGGACGTGTGTCTGTTGCCGATTGTCCACTCGTCTTCAGAAGAACTCGCCCAGCACCTGGTCGGGCGGTTGCGGCAGCGGCTGCGTAGCGAGCGCAACAGCATCGAAACCATTGAGGTCAGCATAGAGGACATCCCCGGCCAGCTGGCGGTGTGCCGCGAAGCCTTCGGCGCTGACCCGGCGGCTGAGAAGACCGGATGA
- a CDS encoding MBL fold metallo-hydrolase, protein MTAHVRLSVLSLVGLLAVLAGACHEPLRPPYIVPELHNWPETYRGTPGLRLHVFQTGWLTLPSRLVYEGGSVFGRTQLDVLVFAIQHPDQGLVLVGAGLNRALADSSADGPQTYLEIPLSVIGRARLDSGQDIVAQLEDARLSADGPTHVILPDLRPDHAGELEHFSEAVAVVSRAEHAAALGQTGLGAYLPKEYDQVTRWRFIDFGQAEPLGLLAAAQDVFGDGSLVVLDASGMTAGGLAVLVRLPSGPVLLCGNLAWTRQQYVYTRLPGLAFDRSAWWDKIWRVKKWSQLAPELTVLPDHDWRTVEERATADMQLHVFEE, encoded by the coding sequence ATGACCGCCCATGTCCGCTTATCGGTCCTCAGCCTGGTCGGCCTGCTGGCGGTGCTGGCGGGTGCCTGCCACGAACCCCTGCGGCCGCCATATATCGTGCCCGAGCTGCACAACTGGCCCGAGACGTATCGCGGCACCCCAGGTCTGCGGCTGCACGTTTTTCAGACCGGCTGGCTGACCCTGCCGAGCCGGCTGGTGTATGAGGGCGGCAGCGTCTTTGGCCGGACACAGCTCGACGTGCTGGTGTTTGCCATCCAGCACCCCGACCAGGGGCTGGTCCTGGTTGGCGCCGGGCTCAACCGGGCGCTGGCCGACTCCTCGGCCGATGGTCCCCAGACCTACCTGGAAATACCGCTGTCCGTCATCGGACGAGCCCGGTTGGACAGCGGCCAGGACATTGTCGCCCAGCTCGAAGACGCCCGGCTGTCGGCCGACGGGCCGACGCACGTCATTCTGCCCGACCTGCGACCCGACCATGCTGGAGAGTTGGAGCATTTTTCCGAGGCGGTGGCGGTGGTGAGCCGCGCTGAACACGCCGCCGCGCTGGGGCAGACCGGGCTGGGGGCGTACCTGCCCAAAGAGTATGACCAGGTCACCCGGTGGCGGTTCATAGATTTTGGCCAGGCCGAACCGCTCGGCCTGCTGGCTGCGGCCCAGGACGTGTTCGGCGACGGCAGCCTGGTGGTGCTCGACGCCAGCGGCATGACTGCGGGCGGTCTGGCAGTACTCGTCCGGCTTCCCTCGGGACCGGTACTGTTATGCGGCAACCTGGCCTGGACCAGGCAGCAGTATGTGTATACCCGTCTGCCCGGGCTGGCCTTTGATCGGAGCGCCTGGTGGGATAAGATCTGGCGGGTGAAGAAGTGGAGCCAGCTCGCACCCGAACTGACGGTGTTGCCCGACCATGACTGGCGGACGGTTGAGGAGCGGGCAACGGCCGATATGCAGCTCCACGTGTTTGAGGAATGA
- a CDS encoding MoxR family ATPase — MSEMPSEMPSQTTTDVPAASLVAEFQETFRRIQSEVARVVIGHDELIENILIAFFAGGHVLIEGVPGTGKTLIVRSLAEALNLSFSRIQFTVDLMPADVTGTRMIMDGEDGRRDFSFVPGPIFSHVLLADEINRSTPKTQAALLEAMAELQVTVAGTTHRLAPPFFVLATLNPIEMEGTYPLPEAQLDRFFFKVRLRYPTHQEVRRIISTTTTTELLKIQPVFEQAPAPGKIMALRHLVREVIVAPHIEEYIAALIHATIPAEASYMSPEDKASVTLAKDDEINRYVSFGSSPRGGQTLMLGAKVVALLDGRANVSYDDVNRVAGPTLNHRLVLNFAAEADNVDPNSLIERILTSARQLQ; from the coding sequence ATGAGCGAAATGCCGAGCGAAATGCCGAGCCAAACCACGACCGACGTTCCTGCGGCCAGCCTCGTCGCCGAGTTCCAGGAAACGTTTCGCCGCATCCAGTCAGAAGTGGCTCGGGTCGTGATCGGCCACGACGAGTTGATCGAGAACATCCTGATCGCCTTTTTTGCCGGCGGCCACGTGCTGATCGAGGGCGTGCCGGGAACGGGCAAGACGCTGATCGTCCGCTCGCTGGCCGAAGCGCTGAACCTCAGCTTCAGCCGGATTCAGTTTACGGTTGACCTCATGCCGGCCGATGTCACCGGCACACGTATGATCATGGACGGCGAGGACGGCCGGCGCGATTTCAGCTTCGTGCCGGGGCCGATCTTCTCGCACGTGCTGCTAGCCGACGAGATCAACCGCTCCACCCCCAAAACCCAGGCCGCCCTGCTCGAAGCCATGGCCGAACTGCAGGTGACGGTGGCCGGCACCACCCACCGCCTGGCGCCGCCCTTTTTTGTCCTGGCCACTCTCAACCCGATCGAGATGGAGGGCACCTACCCGCTGCCGGAAGCCCAGTTGGATCGCTTCTTCTTCAAGGTCCGCCTGCGCTATCCGACCCATCAGGAGGTCCGGCGCATCATCAGCACGACCACGACGACCGAACTGCTCAAGATCCAGCCCGTCTTTGAACAGGCCCCGGCCCCGGGAAAAATCATGGCCCTGCGTCATCTGGTGCGCGAGGTCATCGTCGCCCCGCACATAGAGGAGTATATCGCGGCCCTGATTCATGCCACGATTCCGGCCGAGGCAAGCTATATGAGCCCGGAGGACAAGGCCAGTGTGACGCTGGCTAAAGACGACGAGATCAACCGCTACGTGTCTTTTGGCTCAAGCCCGCGCGGCGGCCAGACCCTGATGCTGGGGGCCAAAGTCGTGGCCCTGCTCGACGGCCGGGCCAACGTCAGCTACGACGACGTGAACCGGGTGGCCGGGCCGACCCTCAACCATCGCCTGGTGCTCAATTTTGCGGCCGAGGCGGACAATGTCGATCCCAACAGCCTGATTGAGCGCATCCTCACCAGCGCGCGTCAACTCCAATAG
- a CDS encoding DUF58 domain-containing protein, whose product MASLDSAFFKTLNRFHIRVRTARGHRPGETPIPRTSQASGIEFESFKEYSPGDDFRYLDWNAVGRLGQLMVRTFTAEREIPFHLFLDTSASMGVPTVDDKFSFALDVMSALSYVVLANNNTLRLIALSAPDTRTPAFRATPFLRHRSRFFRLRPFLDSLSASGKTTLQESVRAYIGQTLEPGVAIIISDFMTPAEQYTESLAFLKTRGYEVKAVHVLGAAELDPRRLFRRGKLHDVEDGAERWITLSEANLGRYQELLQAHLDAVRDFCHQHQILYSRVSTRQTVSQVVSHELTRTGLLALR is encoded by the coding sequence GTGGCCAGCCTTGATTCCGCCTTTTTCAAGACCCTGAACCGGTTTCATATTCGCGTCCGCACGGCGCGCGGCCACCGTCCGGGTGAAACCCCGATTCCGCGCACCAGCCAGGCCTCGGGCATCGAGTTTGAATCCTTCAAGGAGTACTCGCCCGGCGACGATTTCCGGTATCTGGACTGGAACGCCGTGGGTCGGCTCGGTCAGCTCATGGTTCGGACCTTCACCGCCGAACGCGAGATTCCGTTCCACCTCTTCCTCGACACCAGCGCCTCAATGGGCGTGCCGACCGTGGACGACAAGTTCAGCTTTGCCCTGGATGTCATGTCGGCCCTTAGCTATGTCGTGCTGGCCAACAACAACACCCTGCGGCTGATTGCCCTGTCCGCCCCCGACACCCGAACGCCGGCCTTTCGGGCGACTCCGTTTCTGCGCCACCGCAGCCGATTTTTTCGGCTCCGGCCGTTTCTTGACAGCCTGTCGGCGAGCGGCAAGACCACGCTGCAAGAATCGGTCCGGGCCTATATCGGACAAACCCTGGAGCCCGGGGTGGCGATCATCATCTCGGACTTCATGACCCCGGCCGAACAGTACACAGAGTCGCTGGCCTTTCTCAAAACGCGCGGCTATGAGGTCAAGGCGGTCCACGTCCTGGGCGCCGCCGAGCTGGACCCCAGGCGTCTCTTCCGCCGCGGCAAGCTGCACGACGTTGAGGACGGCGCCGAGCGCTGGATCACTCTCAGCGAGGCCAACCTGGGCCGCTATCAGGAGCTGTTGCAGGCCCACCTCGACGCCGTGCGTGACTTCTGTCACCAACACCAGATTCTGTACAGCCGGGTCTCGACCCGTCAGACGGTCAGCCAGGTGGTCAGCCACGAACTAACCCGAACCGGGCTGCTGGCCCTGCGTTAG
- a CDS encoding BatA and WFA domain-containing protein codes for MGILNPAALPLFALLGILILVYLRERWRKRVEVSSLMFWNEIREDSVRVRRFMPSLLFLLQALLLSLLLSGLLHPYRPHTVTEVQGSRHILVFDVSASMQVREGTTQRFSLARDQAVQVVRSLGPLDEVMLISVAARPRVVSGFTTDHRVFLHLLESLRPEDSPTNLDLERDRAGQRASVHVFTDVPQTQLSLAHDQLAQLVYHRVGRNDDNIALAALNLHQNPFQHYSQARAYILVRNYAARTKRGILTVRLNERQIFRRAFSLPARESASFSIGNFSEAGQLVARISPDDGLSVDNQALAWVAQGHERRLVLVSASTSLHSELQRVSRSIPNLSLTAVSPDDFSTLSLEPQDIVLFHQFVPDTAVAANSLYIFPPLDNPLFPVVAEAKDLSILDWRESHEILHNLQYVDALPLKKARVLALPSWAQVLISSRTAGGEVPLALTGEKDGHRVVCLAFDLGRGNLTDSDNLSLLLLFLNAVRWLLPPDPDVPALTTPGETFFVPTSVALETLELTLPSGETRSLEAAAVDVPHVGAYRLQNGDYRTMWYANLFDELESDIGRRPQAEPAPETTPVVLDTSQAPHQVSRTVPVEFGQLLYYGAAGLLFLEWLYALWRYTRARAE; via the coding sequence ATGGGCATTCTGAATCCCGCCGCCCTGCCGCTCTTTGCCCTGCTGGGCATTCTGATCCTGGTCTACCTGCGGGAGCGCTGGCGGAAACGGGTTGAGGTGTCCAGCCTGATGTTCTGGAACGAAATCAGGGAGGACAGCGTCCGCGTCCGGCGGTTCATGCCGAGTCTGCTGTTCCTGCTGCAAGCCCTGCTGCTGAGCCTGCTGCTGAGCGGGCTGCTGCACCCCTACCGCCCCCATACGGTCACCGAGGTTCAGGGCAGCCGCCACATTCTGGTCTTTGACGTGTCGGCCAGCATGCAGGTCCGTGAGGGCACCACCCAGCGCTTCAGCCTGGCCCGCGACCAGGCCGTCCAGGTCGTGCGATCCCTCGGACCGCTCGACGAGGTGATGCTGATCAGCGTGGCGGCCCGCCCCCGGGTGGTCAGCGGCTTTACCACCGACCACCGCGTCTTTCTGCACCTGCTCGAATCGCTGCGGCCCGAGGACAGCCCAACCAACCTCGACCTCGAGCGCGACCGGGCCGGACAGCGGGCCAGCGTCCACGTTTTCACCGACGTGCCCCAGACCCAGCTCAGCCTGGCCCATGATCAGCTGGCGCAGCTGGTCTATCACCGGGTTGGTCGCAACGACGACAATATCGCCCTGGCCGCCCTCAACCTGCACCAGAACCCGTTCCAGCACTACTCGCAGGCGCGCGCCTATATTCTGGTCCGCAACTACGCCGCGCGTACCAAGCGGGGCATCCTGACGGTCCGCCTGAACGAGCGCCAGATCTTCCGCCGGGCGTTCAGCCTGCCGGCCCGCGAGAGCGCCTCCTTTTCGATCGGCAACTTCAGCGAGGCCGGCCAGCTGGTCGCCCGGATCAGTCCCGACGACGGGCTGTCGGTCGACAACCAGGCCCTGGCCTGGGTGGCTCAGGGCCATGAGCGCCGCCTCGTCCTGGTCTCGGCCAGCACCAGCCTGCACAGCGAGCTGCAACGGGTCAGCCGTTCGATTCCCAACCTCAGCCTGACTGCGGTCAGTCCGGACGACTTTTCCACGCTCAGCCTTGAGCCCCAGGACATCGTCCTGTTCCACCAGTTCGTCCCCGACACGGCGGTCGCCGCCAACAGTTTGTACATCTTCCCGCCCCTGGACAATCCGCTCTTTCCGGTCGTGGCCGAAGCGAAAGATCTCAGCATTCTGGACTGGCGTGAGAGCCACGAGATTCTGCATAACCTGCAGTATGTTGACGCCCTGCCGCTCAAGAAGGCCCGGGTGCTGGCCCTGCCCTCGTGGGCCCAAGTCCTGATTTCGTCACGCACAGCCGGCGGCGAGGTACCGCTGGCACTGACCGGCGAAAAGGACGGCCACCGGGTGGTGTGCCTGGCCTTTGACCTGGGCCGGGGCAACCTGACCGACTCCGACAATCTGAGCCTGCTGCTGCTGTTTCTGAACGCGGTGCGCTGGCTGCTGCCGCCAGACCCCGACGTACCGGCCCTGACCACGCCCGGCGAAACCTTCTTTGTGCCAACCTCGGTTGCGCTTGAGACGCTCGAGCTGACCCTGCCCAGCGGCGAAACGCGCTCACTCGAAGCCGCAGCGGTGGATGTTCCACACGTGGGCGCCTATCGGCTGCAAAACGGCGACTACCGGACCATGTGGTACGCGAATTTGTTTGATGAACTCGAGTCGGACATCGGACGCCGGCCTCAGGCCGAGCCCGCTCCAGAGACGACGCCGGTCGTTCTGGACACCTCCCAGGCTCCCCACCAGGTCAGCCGCACCGTGCCGGTCGAGTTTGGCCAGCTGTTGTACTACGGCGCCGCAGGCCTGCTGTTTCTGGAATGGCTGTACGCGCTGTGGCGGTATACCCGAGCGAGGGCGGAATGA